A single window of uncultured Pseudodesulfovibrio sp. DNA harbors:
- a CDS encoding NAD+ synthase: MKIGVLQLNPIVGDLAGNTAKIMDAAQKAARLGVDLCMTSEMALTGYPPRDLLLYGGFVARARQQAEELAHALKDGPPLLLGSVEQNATGQGKPAFNCALFCEDGQIRQVFRKTLLPTYDVFDEARYFEPAPSGNSENNILRFNGHTIAVTICEDAWNDKDYWDTRSYTRDPLEEAANHNPDVILNLSASPLFLGKQQLREDMLSTVAHKYGIPLIYANQVGGNDDLVFDGRSCGFAANGTLIARASGFKEDVFIVDLDADNTIADDDFSRESETWHALVLGTRDYVHKSGFTKGLVGLSGGIDSAVTAAVAAEALGAENVTCVLMPSPYSSQGSIDDSLELAKNLGIKTITLPIQPIMDQFEATLSESFAGTEPDTTEENIQSRIRGNLLMALSNKFGSLLLTTGNKSELAVGYCTIYGDMSGGYAVISDVDKTGVFALARWYNAHVRPDIPEIIITKPPSAELRPDQKDQDSLPDYDILDGILALHIEQQKTQQEIIAEGYAPDVVKKVLRLVRFAEFKRRQAAPGIKLTPRSFGTGWRMPLACKREL, from the coding sequence GTGTTCTCCAACTTAACCCCATCGTCGGGGACCTTGCTGGCAATACGGCAAAAATAATGGATGCGGCGCAAAAGGCCGCTCGACTCGGTGTAGACCTGTGCATGACCTCCGAGATGGCCCTGACCGGCTACCCTCCTCGCGACTTGCTCCTATATGGAGGCTTCGTGGCTCGTGCCCGGCAACAGGCCGAGGAACTGGCTCACGCTCTAAAAGACGGCCCACCGCTTCTGCTCGGTTCCGTGGAGCAAAATGCCACAGGCCAAGGGAAACCGGCCTTCAACTGCGCCCTGTTTTGTGAGGACGGACAAATTCGTCAGGTATTCAGGAAGACGCTGCTTCCGACTTACGATGTATTTGATGAAGCTCGCTATTTCGAACCGGCTCCTTCGGGCAATTCCGAAAACAATATTCTCCGATTCAATGGGCACACCATCGCCGTAACTATTTGCGAAGATGCTTGGAATGACAAAGATTATTGGGACACCCGATCCTATACTCGCGACCCACTGGAAGAAGCGGCCAACCATAACCCCGATGTCATCCTGAACCTGTCAGCATCACCCCTTTTTCTCGGCAAGCAACAACTTCGAGAAGACATGCTCAGTACCGTGGCTCATAAATACGGCATCCCGCTCATCTATGCGAACCAGGTCGGTGGGAATGACGACCTTGTCTTTGATGGTCGATCCTGCGGTTTTGCGGCAAATGGAACACTCATTGCCCGTGCGTCAGGATTCAAAGAAGATGTATTTATTGTGGACCTCGACGCCGACAACACCATTGCCGACGACGATTTTTCACGCGAGTCCGAAACATGGCACGCGCTGGTACTCGGAACCCGCGACTATGTCCACAAGAGCGGTTTTACCAAAGGATTAGTTGGATTGTCCGGTGGTATCGATTCTGCTGTGACAGCCGCAGTGGCAGCAGAAGCTCTCGGAGCGGAAAACGTCACTTGCGTACTCATGCCTTCCCCTTATTCCAGCCAAGGTAGTATTGATGACTCTCTTGAGCTGGCAAAGAATCTCGGCATTAAGACCATAACCCTTCCCATCCAGCCAATCATGGATCAATTCGAAGCCACTTTGTCCGAATCATTCGCAGGCACCGAACCGGATACGACTGAAGAAAACATTCAGTCCCGTATCCGAGGCAATCTGCTCATGGCTCTCTCCAACAAATTCGGCTCTTTGCTCCTGACCACAGGAAACAAATCCGAACTGGCAGTGGGCTACTGCACTATCTACGGAGACATGTCTGGAGGATATGCAGTAATCTCAGATGTGGACAAAACCGGCGTGTTTGCGTTGGCCCGTTGGTACAATGCACACGTCAGACCCGACATCCCGGAAATCATCATCACCAAACCGCCATCTGCTGAACTCAGACCGGACCAAAAGGATCAGGACTCCCTACCGGACTATGATATTCTTGACGGCATCCTCGCTCTGCACATTGAACAACAAAAAACACAGCAGGAAATCATTGCCGAAGGGTATGCCCCGGATGTGGTAAAAAAAGTGTTAAGGTTGGTCCGCTTTGCCGAATTCAAACGCAGACAGGCTGCTCCTGGAATAAAGCTCACTCCCCGCTCGTTTGGCACAGGTTGGCGTATGCCCTTGGCGTGCAAGCGGGAGCTTTAA